The Flavobacterium commune genome contains a region encoding:
- a CDS encoding bifunctional UDP-3-O-[3-hydroxymyristoyl] N-acetylglucosamine deacetylase/3-hydroxyacyl-ACP dehydratase — MVKQKTIKTEISLTGVGLHTGKEVKMTFKPAPANNGFTFVRLDLEGHPVIEADANYVVNTQRGTNLEKLGVKIQTPEHVLAALVGCDLDNVIIELDASELPIMDGSSKYFVEALEKAGVEEQSAKRNVYVVKEVISFTDEASGSEILVMPSDHYTVTTMVDFGTKILGTQNATLKSIDDFKTEIASSRTFSFLHELESLLDNGLIKGGDLNNAIVYVDKEISTATMENLKVAFGKETLTVKPNGILDNLTLHYPNEAARHKLLDVIGDLALIGIKIQGKVIANKPGHFVNTQFAKKMAKMIKIEQRNYVPVYDLNQEPLMDIHKIMAMLPHRPPFLLIDRIIEMSDSHVVGMKNVTMNENFFVGHFPDAPVMPGVLIVEAMAQTGGILVLSTVPDPENYLTYFMKIDNVKFKHKVLPGDTLIFKCDLITPIRRGICHMQANAYANGKLVAEAELMAQIARKQQQ, encoded by the coding sequence ATGGTTAAACAGAAGACCATCAAAACAGAAATCTCGTTAACGGGAGTTGGCTTACACACCGGTAAAGAAGTTAAAATGACTTTTAAACCTGCTCCTGCAAATAATGGTTTTACTTTTGTTAGGTTAGATCTTGAAGGACATCCTGTAATTGAGGCAGATGCAAATTATGTTGTCAATACTCAAAGAGGTACAAATCTGGAAAAATTAGGCGTTAAAATTCAAACACCTGAGCATGTTTTAGCTGCTCTGGTAGGTTGTGATTTAGACAATGTTATCATTGAATTAGATGCTTCAGAGCTTCCTATTATGGATGGTTCTTCAAAATATTTTGTTGAAGCTTTAGAAAAAGCAGGTGTAGAGGAACAAAGTGCTAAACGCAATGTTTACGTTGTAAAAGAAGTAATTTCATTTACTGACGAAGCAAGCGGAAGCGAAATTCTGGTAATGCCTAGTGATCATTATACGGTAACTACAATGGTTGATTTTGGTACTAAAATTTTAGGTACACAAAATGCAACTCTTAAAAGTATAGACGATTTTAAAACTGAAATTGCATCTTCAAGAACTTTCAGCTTTTTGCACGAATTAGAGTCTCTTTTAGATAATGGTTTGATTAAAGGCGGTGATTTGAATAATGCTATTGTTTATGTAGATAAAGAAATTTCTACAGCAACAATGGAAAATTTAAAAGTAGCTTTTGGTAAAGAAACACTTACTGTAAAACCAAATGGTATTTTAGATAATCTGACTTTACATTATCCAAATGAAGCTGCAAGACACAAATTATTGGATGTAATAGGTGATTTGGCTTTGATTGGAATAAAAATACAAGGAAAAGTTATTGCTAATAAACCAGGTCATTTTGTAAACACACAATTTGCAAAGAAAATGGCTAAGATGATTAAAATTGAACAACGCAACTACGTTCCTGTTTACGATTTGAATCAAGAGCCTTTGATGGATATTCATAAAATCATGGCAATGTTGCCACACAGGCCACCATTTTTGTTGATTGACAGAATCATCGAAATGTCTGACAGTCATGTGGTGGGGATGAAAAATGTAACTATGAATGAAAATTTCTTCGTTGGACATTTCCCTGATGCTCCGGTTATGCCTGGAGTTTTAATTGTTGAAGCTATGGCACAAACTGGTGGTATTTTAGTTTTAAGTACCGTTCCGGATCCGGAGAATTATTTGACCTACTTTATGAAAATTGATAATGTGAAATTCAAACATAAAGTATTGCCAGGAGATACCTTAATATTCAAGTGTGATTTAATTACTCCTATCAGAAGAGGAATTTGCCACATGCAGGCTAATGCTTACGCTAATGGTAAATTAGTTGCTGAAGCTGAATTAATGGCACAAATTGCAAGAAAACAACAACAATAA
- a CDS encoding HD domain-containing protein: MTQINKLKIFNDPIYGFISIPNALIYDLIQHPYFQRLRRISQMGLSYLVYPGANHTRFHHALGCLHLMQKAVDVLRFKGVSISEEEENALYIAILLHDIGHGPFSHAMEKSIVEDVHHEEISLLFMKQLNVEFKGKLSLAIKIFEGDYHRKFMLQLISSQLDMDRMDYLKRDSFYSGVAEGNVNSERLIQMMNVEDDFLVIEEKGIYSVEKFLMSRRLMYWQAYLHKTSLVGELILTKILKRAKELALKGMVLPCSEPLQFFMQNKISLESFNTITLDLFSQLDDFDIISALKAWQRQDDFILSTLSKMIINRDLLKIKLTSEKVAIEDLTPLKERFALENNISVADANYFIFKGKIKNQAYDKEAEPIRILKKDRTVEDVIESSDQLNLKSLSKSVTKYYICFPKQLV; the protein is encoded by the coding sequence GTGACGCAAATCAATAAGCTTAAAATATTCAACGATCCTATTTATGGATTTATCAGCATTCCAAATGCTTTAATATACGACTTAATTCAGCATCCCTATTTTCAACGATTAAGACGTATTTCTCAAATGGGTTTGTCGTACTTAGTATATCCCGGAGCTAATCATACTCGTTTTCATCACGCCTTAGGTTGCCTACATTTAATGCAAAAAGCCGTAGATGTGTTGCGTTTTAAAGGGGTTTCCATTTCGGAAGAAGAAGAAAACGCATTGTATATTGCTATTTTATTGCACGATATTGGGCATGGACCATTTTCGCATGCAATGGAAAAAAGTATTGTAGAAGATGTGCATCATGAGGAAATTTCGTTGTTGTTCATGAAGCAATTAAATGTTGAGTTCAAAGGAAAATTAAGTCTGGCAATTAAAATTTTTGAAGGAGATTATCATCGAAAATTCATGTTGCAATTGATTTCAAGTCAATTGGATATGGATCGAATGGATTATTTAAAACGTGATAGTTTCTATTCGGGTGTGGCCGAAGGAAATGTCAATTCGGAGCGTTTAATCCAAATGATGAATGTCGAAGATGATTTTTTGGTTATCGAAGAAAAAGGTATTTATTCAGTTGAGAAATTTTTAATGTCACGCCGACTGATGTATTGGCAGGCTTATTTGCACAAGACCAGTTTAGTGGGCGAATTGATTTTGACAAAAATCTTAAAACGCGCCAAAGAATTAGCATTAAAAGGAATGGTTTTGCCTTGCAGTGAGCCATTGCAATTTTTTATGCAAAATAAAATTTCGTTGGAATCGTTTAATACTATTACTTTAGATTTGTTTTCTCAGTTAGATGATTTTGATATCATTAGCGCCTTAAAAGCCTGGCAAAGACAAGATGATTTTATTTTATCTACTTTGAGTAAAATGATTATCAACAGAGATTTATTGAAAATAAAATTGACTAGTGAAAAAGTAGCCATTGAAGATTTAACTCCTTTAAAAGAGCGTTTTGCCTTAGAAAATAATATCAGTGTAGCCGATGCTAATTATTTTATTTTTAAAGGAAAAATAAAAAATCAGGCTTATGACAAGGAAGCTGAACCCATACGAATTTTGAAAAAAGACCGAACAGTTGAAGATGTTATCGAATCATCAGATCAATTGAATTTGAAATCTTTATCAAAGTCGGTGACCAAATATTACATTTGTTTCCCAAAACAACTGGTATAA
- the lpxD gene encoding UDP-3-O-(3-hydroxymyristoyl)glucosamine N-acyltransferase: MKFTAEQIAGVLEGEVVGNPQAEVHELSKIEEGKEGSLTFLSNPKYNNYIYTTEATITIVNKTFVPESDLKTTLIKVDDAYMAFSKLLEFYDQAKKASKKGIEPHTVLSEDVKYGQNLYLGSFSYVGTNVVIGDNVKIYPNCFIGDNVVIRDNVTIFAGAKIYSETIIGNNCIIHAGTVIGSDGFGFAPNSDGTYKKIPQIGNVVIEDDVEIGACTTIDRATLGSTRIRKGVKLDNQIQVAHNVEIGENTVIAAQTGIAGSTKIGTNGMIGGQVGISGHLIIGNNVRIQAQSGVARNIKDDEVLQGSPTFGYTDFSKSYVHFKNFPKIIAEIDELKKQILNQKHGNNG, encoded by the coding sequence ATGAAATTTACAGCAGAACAAATAGCGGGTGTTTTAGAGGGCGAAGTAGTGGGGAATCCCCAAGCTGAAGTCCATGAATTATCTAAAATAGAAGAAGGAAAAGAGGGTTCGCTTACTTTTTTATCCAATCCCAAATACAATAATTATATCTATACTACCGAGGCTACAATAACCATTGTAAATAAAACTTTTGTCCCTGAATCAGATTTAAAAACAACACTAATTAAGGTGGATGATGCTTATATGGCTTTTTCCAAGTTGTTAGAATTTTACGATCAGGCAAAAAAAGCCAGTAAAAAAGGTATCGAACCTCATACAGTTTTATCTGAAGATGTCAAATATGGTCAAAATTTATATTTAGGTAGCTTTAGTTATGTAGGTACAAATGTGGTTATTGGTGATAATGTAAAAATATATCCTAACTGTTTTATTGGCGATAATGTTGTCATTCGCGATAATGTCACTATTTTTGCCGGCGCAAAGATTTATTCGGAAACCATAATTGGTAATAATTGTATTATTCATGCAGGAACTGTTATTGGTTCGGATGGTTTTGGGTTTGCACCCAATTCGGATGGAACATACAAGAAAATTCCCCAAATAGGAAATGTAGTTATTGAAGATGATGTTGAAATAGGAGCTTGTACTACAATTGACAGAGCCACATTAGGTTCAACCCGAATTAGAAAAGGAGTGAAATTAGACAATCAGATTCAGGTTGCTCACAATGTTGAAATTGGCGAAAATACTGTAATAGCTGCTCAAACCGGAATTGCGGGTTCTACTAAGATTGGTACAAACGGAATGATTGGCGGGCAAGTAGGAATATCAGGTCATTTAATAATTGGAAATAATGTCAGAATCCAGGCGCAGTCCGGAGTGGCAAGAAATATAAAAGACGACGAAGTTTTGCAAGGGAGTCCTACATTTGGTTATACTGATTTTAGTAAATCCTATGTGCATTTCAAAAATTTCCCTAAGATTATTGCAGAAATTGACGAATTAAAGAAACAAATATTAAACCAAAAACATGGAAACAATGGTTAA
- a CDS encoding UDP-3-O-(3-hydroxymyristoyl)glucosamine N-acyltransferase, with product MKFTRAYSLKEIANLLNCEFVGNEDFEVLGMNEIHVVEKGDIVFVDHPKYYDKALNSAATIVLINKKVDCPEGKALLVSDDPFRDFNKLTHFFKPFQFAGVAIAPTAIIGEGTIIQPNSFIGNNVVIGKDCLIHSNVSIYDHTIIGDNVIIHAGTVLGADAFYYKKRPEGFDQLLSGGRVVIKDNVGIGALCTIDKGVTGDTTIGEGTKIDNQVHVGHDTVIGKKCLIASQTGIAGCVIIEDEVTLWGQVGTTSGITIGGKAVVMGQTGVTKSVEGGKTYFGTPIQESREKLKQLANIKKIPEILDKLKQ from the coding sequence ATGAAATTTACAAGAGCATATTCTTTAAAAGAAATCGCAAATTTACTCAACTGTGAATTTGTAGGGAATGAGGATTTTGAGGTTTTAGGCATGAACGAAATTCATGTGGTGGAGAAAGGAGATATTGTTTTTGTAGATCATCCTAAATACTACGACAAAGCGCTAAACTCGGCAGCTACAATTGTTTTGATTAATAAAAAAGTGGATTGTCCTGAAGGAAAAGCATTGCTTGTTTCTGATGATCCTTTTCGTGATTTCAACAAACTAACTCATTTTTTTAAACCTTTCCAATTTGCCGGAGTAGCTATTGCTCCAACGGCAATTATTGGCGAAGGAACTATAATTCAGCCAAATTCTTTTATTGGTAATAATGTTGTTATTGGAAAAGATTGTTTGATTCATTCTAATGTGTCCATTTATGATCATACTATAATAGGAGACAATGTAATTATTCATGCCGGAACTGTTCTTGGTGCCGATGCGTTTTATTATAAAAAACGTCCTGAGGGTTTTGACCAATTGCTATCAGGAGGTCGTGTTGTTATTAAAGATAATGTAGGCATTGGTGCTCTTTGTACTATTGATAAAGGGGTTACCGGTGATACAACAATTGGTGAAGGAACAAAAATTGACAATCAGGTTCATGTAGGTCATGATACTGTGATTGGAAAAAAATGTTTAATAGCTTCTCAAACCGGAATTGCAGGTTGTGTAATCATTGAAGACGAAGTGACACTTTGGGGACAGGTTGGTACAACCAGCGGAATTACAATTGGAGGAAAAGCTGTTGTCATGGGACAAACCGGAGTAACTAAATCAGTAGAAGGAGGGAAAACTTATTTCGGAACACCTATTCAGGAGTCCAGAGAAAAATTAAAACAATTAGCCAATATCAAAAAGATTCCGGAGATTCTTGATAAATTAAAACAATAA
- the lpxA gene encoding acyl-ACP--UDP-N-acetylglucosamine O-acyltransferase: MNQPLAYVHPGAKIAKNVVIEPFTTIHNNVVIGDGTWIGSNVTIMEGARIGKNCNIFPGAVISAVPQDLKFGGEDSLAIIGDNCTIRECVTINRGTNASGQTVIGNNCLIMAAAHIAHDCVVGDNAIIVNGVLLAGHVIVGKYAVLGGLAAVHQFINIGDHAMVSGGSLVRKDVPPYTKAAKEPLSYVGINSVGLRRRGFTTEKIREIQDIYRILYQKNYNNTQALGIIEAEMEATPERDEIIDFIRNSSRGIMKGYSGGY, encoded by the coding sequence ATGAATCAACCGTTAGCTTATGTTCATCCTGGTGCGAAAATCGCCAAAAATGTGGTAATTGAACCTTTTACAACCATTCATAACAATGTGGTAATTGGCGATGGTACCTGGATAGGTTCTAATGTAACCATCATGGAAGGTGCAAGAATTGGAAAAAATTGCAATATTTTTCCCGGAGCAGTTATCTCGGCTGTTCCACAAGATTTAAAATTTGGTGGTGAAGATTCATTGGCTATTATTGGTGACAACTGTACTATTAGAGAGTGTGTAACTATCAACAGAGGTACTAATGCTTCCGGACAAACAGTTATTGGAAATAATTGTTTAATTATGGCAGCAGCTCATATTGCTCATGATTGTGTAGTAGGAGATAATGCAATTATTGTAAACGGTGTGCTTTTGGCGGGTCATGTTATTGTGGGTAAATACGCTGTATTAGGCGGTTTGGCAGCAGTACATCAGTTTATCAATATTGGAGATCACGCAATGGTTTCAGGTGGTTCTTTAGTTCGTAAAGACGTTCCTCCTTATACTAAAGCGGCTAAAGAACCTTTGTCCTATGTAGGTATCAATTCTGTTGGATTGAGAAGAAGAGGTTTTACAACTGAAAAAATCAGAGAAATTCAGGACATCTATCGAATTTTATATCAAAAAAATTATAATAATACTCAGGCTTTAGGAATCATAGAAGCCGAAATGGAAGCAACTCCTGAAAGAGACGAAATTATTGATTTTATAAGAAACTCTTCCAGAGGTATTATGAAAGGTTATAGTGGAGGCTATTAA
- the efp gene encoding elongation factor P, which yields MASTSDIRNGLCIKYNHDIYKIIEFLHVKPGKGPAFVRTKLKSLTTGKVLDNTFSAGHKIDDVRVETHTYQYLYAEGDQFHFMNNESFEQITLNKSILDAPDLLKEGTNVMVQINTETDLPLSVDMPASIILEVTYAEPGVKGNTATNATKSATVETGATVNVPLFINEGDKIKIDTASGSYMERVKE from the coding sequence ATGGCATCTACATCAGATATTAGAAACGGACTTTGTATTAAATACAACCACGATATTTATAAAATTATCGAATTTTTACACGTAAAACCAGGAAAAGGACCTGCTTTTGTAAGAACAAAATTAAAAAGTTTAACAACCGGAAAAGTATTGGATAATACTTTTTCAGCAGGACATAAAATTGATGATGTACGCGTAGAAACACATACGTACCAATATTTATATGCAGAAGGAGATCAATTTCATTTTATGAATAACGAATCTTTTGAGCAAATTACTTTGAACAAAAGTATTCTTGATGCTCCGGATTTATTGAAAGAAGGAACTAATGTAATGGTTCAGATTAATACTGAAACTGATTTGCCTTTATCAGTAGATATGCCGGCTTCAATTATTCTTGAAGTAACTTATGCAGAACCGGGAGTAAAAGGGAATACAGCTACAAATGCTACTAAATCAGCAACTGTTGAAACTGGAGCTACAGTTAACGTTCCTTTGTTTATCAACGAAGGAGATAAAATTAAAATTGATACCGCTTCAGGATCCTACATGGAGCGTGTTAAAGAATAG